A genomic stretch from Nitrobacter winogradskyi Nb-255 includes:
- a CDS encoding multicopper oxidase domain-containing protein, with amino-acid sequence MHVMPMIVQCRALRARLAKVIFAASAALCAVSPGAALAETRQFSMIIEDTILKLVDKQTFHVFSFNGQSPGPLFHVKEGDDVEIEVENQTTLPHTIHWHGLYQRGTWKHDGVPDVTQPAIPPGETFTYRFKAEPSGTMWYHCHVNVNEHVAMRGMWGPFIIDPKDPPPVEKEVTKDYIMMFSSWTSAWAKKPGYGGVPGDVPDFFTINGKAYPDTQPLRIKEGDVVRIRLIGAGDELHSIHIHGHLFEVYAKDGRPLANPYLADTILFGPGERYDLILRADNPGIWMVHDHIDKHTTNGSSPMGGMMTTIEYEEIPVKEQSFYKWKNKEFVPDFYYEESMKKPLDMHESPAFKGDPAP; translated from the coding sequence ATGCATGTTATGCCCATGATCGTGCAATGCCGTGCGCTGCGCGCACGTCTCGCAAAAGTCATCTTCGCAGCAAGCGCCGCATTGTGCGCCGTGAGTCCGGGAGCGGCGCTTGCCGAGACGAGGCAGTTCTCGATGATCATCGAGGATACGATCCTCAAGCTCGTCGACAAGCAGACTTTCCATGTCTTCTCGTTCAACGGCCAGAGTCCCGGTCCGCTTTTCCACGTGAAGGAAGGCGATGACGTCGAGATCGAGGTCGAGAACCAGACCACATTGCCGCATACGATTCACTGGCACGGCCTGTATCAGCGCGGCACCTGGAAGCACGATGGCGTGCCGGATGTCACGCAGCCGGCGATTCCTCCGGGCGAGACCTTCACCTACCGCTTCAAGGCCGAGCCGTCCGGCACCATGTGGTATCACTGTCACGTCAACGTCAACGAGCATGTCGCCATGCGCGGCATGTGGGGTCCTTTCATCATCGATCCGAAGGACCCGCCGCCGGTCGAGAAGGAAGTCACCAAAGATTACATCATGATGTTCTCCAGCTGGACGTCGGCCTGGGCGAAGAAGCCCGGCTATGGCGGCGTCCCTGGCGACGTGCCGGATTTCTTCACCATCAACGGCAAGGCCTATCCGGACACCCAGCCGTTGCGGATCAAGGAGGGCGATGTGGTCCGCATCCGCCTGATCGGCGCCGGCGACGAACTGCATTCCATCCATATCCACGGCCATCTCTTCGAGGTTTACGCCAAGGATGGCCGGCCCCTCGCCAATCCCTACCTCGCCGACACCATCCTGTTCGGGCCGGGTGAGCGCTATGACCTGATCTTGCGCGCCGATAATCCCGGCATCTGGATGGTGCACGATCACATCGACAAGCACACCACGAACGGCAGTTCTCCGATGGGTGGCATGATGACCACCATCGAGTACGAGGAAATTCCGGTGAAGGAGCAGTCCTTCTACAAATGGAAGAACAAGGAGTTCGTGCCCGATTTCTATTACGAGGAATCGATGAAGAAGCCGCTCGACATGCACGAGAGCCCTGCCTTCAAGGGCGATCCAGCGCCCTGA
- a CDS encoding c-type cytochrome: MKGLLLAVAGLAAALLGSASAADKLDPSCSGCHALAKPADTSLDRLLTRKGPDLWFAGSKFKKEWLVAWLQDPKPIRPAGYPYFKTVKKGDKNDVPDPSKIAAHPKLKKADAEAATEALMALKAPADLVPEGIFKGEMKGARMGSLAFVKFRGCVACHQGEKGEGGLSGPRLTDAGARLQADFIAAYTADPQRFDPHIWMPTSNLKDQDIQRLTAFLVQLSQGDK; this comes from the coding sequence ATGAAAGGGCTTTTGCTCGCCGTCGCGGGACTGGCCGCGGCATTACTGGGCAGCGCAAGCGCCGCCGATAAACTTGATCCGAGCTGTTCCGGCTGTCATGCGCTGGCCAAGCCTGCCGACACGTCGCTGGACAGACTGCTGACCCGCAAGGGTCCCGACCTCTGGTTCGCGGGCAGCAAGTTCAAGAAGGAATGGCTGGTTGCCTGGTTGCAGGATCCCAAGCCGATCCGTCCCGCCGGCTATCCGTATTTCAAGACGGTCAAGAAGGGCGACAAGAACGACGTGCCCGATCCGTCCAAGATCGCTGCCCACCCGAAGCTCAAGAAAGCCGACGCCGAGGCTGCTACCGAGGCGCTGATGGCTTTGAAGGCTCCCGCCGATCTCGTCCCGGAAGGCATTTTCAAGGGGGAGATGAAAGGCGCGCGGATGGGGTCGCTCGCCTTCGTCAAGTTTCGCGGCTGCGTCGCCTGCCATCAGGGCGAGAAAGGCGAGGGAGGTCTTTCCGGGCCGCGGCTGACCGACGCCGGCGCGCGGCTGCAAGCGGACTTCATCGCCGCCTATACCGCCGATCCGCAGCGTTTCGATCCGCATATCTGGATGCCGACATCGAACCTGAAGGATCAGGATATCCAGCGGCTGACCGCATTTCTGGTTCAGTTGAGCCAAGGAGACAAGTGA
- a CDS encoding c-type cytochrome produces MKTQMFAVFAGLALLLAPSTSRADQSIEQVYEVYCVQCHGLQRNGTGVNVPALSVKPRDHTDAKSMGDTPDDELFKAIKEGGLAVNKSVLMPTWGHVLSEDQIKGLVKYLRQVCKCGK; encoded by the coding sequence ATGAAAACGCAAATGTTCGCGGTTTTCGCTGGTCTGGCCCTGCTGCTCGCGCCATCGACAAGCCGGGCCGATCAGTCGATCGAGCAGGTCTATGAGGTCTATTGCGTGCAGTGTCACGGCCTCCAGCGCAACGGCACCGGCGTCAACGTGCCCGCCCTTTCCGTGAAGCCGCGCGATCATACCGATGCGAAAAGCATGGGCGACACGCCGGATGACGAACTGTTCAAGGCCATCAAGGAAGGCGGGCTTGCCGTCAACAAGTCGGTGCTGATGCCGACCTGGGGTCACGTCCTGTCCGAGGATCAGATCAAGGGCCTCGTCAAATATCTGCGGCAGGTCTGCAAATGCGGCAAGTGA